In Prochlorococcus marinus CUG1415, the sequence AAATATTTGAAAAACTATCAGAAGCAAGTATTAATGTAGATTTAATCATACAAGCGACAAATGATGGAAATAATAACGATATTACATTTACTGTTAGTGAATTAGAAGTTAAAAAAACTGCAGAACAATGTGAACTTATAACTAGTCAATTAGGAGGAAAATACAATCTAAAAACAAACATGACTAAATTGAGTATTCAAGGAGCAGGCATTATGGGTAGACCAAGTGTTTCAGCTGATTTATTTGATACTTTATCTCAAGCGAATATAAATGTCAGGTTAATAGCTACTAGTGAAATTAAAGTCAGCTGCGTAATTGAAATAAATAATATTCCAAAAGCTATTAGATTTGTTGCTGAGAAATTTAAGTTATCCGATACACAAATATTTGTTAATCCAATCAACGAAAAACAAGATCAACCTGAAGTAAGAGGAATTGCATTAGATAAAAACCAAGTTCAAATAAGTTTTCGAAAACTGCCTGATCGTCCAGGTGTAGCAGCATCGATATGTTTAGCATTAGCTGAAAATAATTTACTTTTCGATACGATCGTGCAGTCTGAAAGAATTTCCTCTTTAAAAACTAAGGATATTAGTCTTACAATGAATAAGCAAGATAGAGAAAAAGCTAACTTAGTTTTTGAGGCCCTAACAAAGAAATTACCTGGTTCATACATTGAAGATGGCCCTGCGATAGCCAAAGTAAGTACTGTTGGGGCAGGAATGGCATTTCAGGTTGGAACGGCTGGAAAAATATTTAGAGCACTGGCTGACCAAAATATCAATATTGAAATGATTGCCACTAGTGAAATTAGGACTTCATGTATTGTCTTAGAAAAAGATTGTGACAAAGCAGTTAATGCGATTCATAATCATTTCGAATTAGAGAAATAAGTTCTTTTTAGTAATTTCTTGCCAATTTTTGTCTTAATTTTTTGATTCTATCCCTCAAATTTGCTGCTTCTTCAAAATTTAACTCTTTTGCAGCATCTTTCATTTGAATTTCTAACTTTTCTATTAAGCCAGGCAATTCTTCGATTAAACATTGATTATCGCTAGCATTGAGAATTGCGTCAGTTTTGTTATTAACTATATTTATTAAATCTTTAGATAAACCACCAGCATCTAATTTTCTGGAAAGTTCTAGAAAAGATAATATTGAATTTTCTATTTTTTTACCTGCAGGTTTTGGAGTAATACCATTGACTTGGTTATATTTTTTTTGAATAGTTCTTCTTCTTTCAGTTTCAGATATTGCTCTTTTCATTGAATCTGTGAAGTTATCTGCATAAAGCAACGCAACACCTTCAACATGTCTTGCAGCTCTTCCTATTGTTTGAATCAATGACCTTTCTGCCCTAAGAAAACCTTCTTTATCAGCATCTAAAATGGCGACTAAGGATACTTCTGGAAGATCTAGTCCCTCTCTTAATAAATTAACTCCTACCAAAACATCATATTCGCCCATTCTAAGGTCTTGAATAATTTCAATTCTTTCAATTGAATGGATTTCGGAATGCAAA encodes:
- a CDS encoding aspartate kinase; protein product: MALLVKKFGGTSVGDIKKIQNIASSICQSKEVGNEIVVVVSAMGQTTDDLNCLAESISKNPNRRELDMLLSTGEQVTIALLSMALNEYGIPAISMTGSQVGIITESIHGKARILDIKTERIHNYINQGFVVVVAGFQGTTLSHTGSMEITTLGRGGSDTSAVALSTALGAETCEIYTDVPGVLTTDPRIVPNAKLLDKISCEEMLELASVGASVLHPRAVEIARNYGIKLCVKSSHSDSRGTLLESQIQPLPLKRGSLELTKTVNSLEVLENQAVFSLSNIPDRPGIAAQIFEKLSEASINVDLIIQATNDGNNNDITFTVSELEVKKTAEQCELITSQLGGKYNLKTNMTKLSIQGAGIMGRPSVSADLFDTLSQANINVRLIATSEIKVSCVIEINNIPKAIRFVAEKFKLSDTQIFVNPINEKQDQPEVRGIALDKNQVQISFRKLPDRPGVAASICLALAENNLLFDTIVQSERISSLKTKDISLTMNKQDREKANLVFEALTKKLPGSYIEDGPAIAKVSTVGAGMAFQVGTAGKIFRALADQNINIEMIATSEIRTSCIVLEKDCDKAVNAIHNHFELEK